From the genome of Nicotiana sylvestris chromosome 2, ASM39365v2, whole genome shotgun sequence, one region includes:
- the LOC104238044 gene encoding uncharacterized protein isoform X1, producing the protein MDPIVLSDSEEENSDPSGGENSSYSLPGFIMKGGKSDGKTDNMIGMKKNAPVTKKMKEVKMESTELSDSEEESVDPTNGSNSGGNTCYPHPGGKSDVKADNMIGVKKNAPATKKTKNVKIVDPTSGSKDGGNPCYSHPGGKSDAKADNMLGVKKRSPESKKAKKVKMEAVELSDYEEEKGDPSSGYSHP; encoded by the exons ATGGATCCCATAGTATTATCAGATTCTGAGGAAGAAAACAGTGATCCGTCCGGTGGTGAAAATTCAAGCTATTCACTTCCAG GTTTCATCATGAAAGGAGGTAAATCCGATGGCAAAACGGATAACATGATTGGCATGAAGAAAAATGCTCCGGTTACTAAGAAAATGAAGGAAGTAAAAATGGAGTCAACGGAATTGTCAGATTCTGAAGAAGAAAGCGTTGATCCAACGAATGGCTCCAATAGTGGGGGAAATACATGCTATCCACATCCAG GAGGCAAATCCGATGTCAAAGCTGATAACATGATCGGCGTGAAGAAAAATGCTCCAGCGACTAAGAAAACAAAGAATGTAAAAATCGTTGATCCAACCAGTGGCTCCAAAGATGGGGGGAATCCATGCTATTCACATCCAG GAGGTAAATCCGATGCTAAAGCTGATAACATGCTCGGTGTGAAGAAGAGATCTCCCGAGTCTAAAAAagcaaagaaagtaaaaatggagGCGGTAGAATTATCAGATTATGAGGAAGAAAAAGGTGATCCCTCCAGTGGCTATTCACATCCAT GA
- the LOC104238044 gene encoding uncharacterized protein isoform X2 codes for MDPIVLSDSEEENSDPSGGENSSYSLPGFIMKGGKSDGKTDNMIGMKKNAPVTKKMKEVKMESTELSDSEEESVDPTNGSNSGGNTCYPHPGKSDVKADNMIGVKKNAPATKKTKNVKIVDPTSGSKDGGNPCYSHPGGKSDAKADNMLGVKKRSPESKKAKKVKMEAVELSDYEEEKGDPSSGYSHP; via the exons ATGGATCCCATAGTATTATCAGATTCTGAGGAAGAAAACAGTGATCCGTCCGGTGGTGAAAATTCAAGCTATTCACTTCCAG GTTTCATCATGAAAGGAGGTAAATCCGATGGCAAAACGGATAACATGATTGGCATGAAGAAAAATGCTCCGGTTACTAAGAAAATGAAGGAAGTAAAAATGGAGTCAACGGAATTGTCAGATTCTGAAGAAGAAAGCGTTGATCCAACGAATGGCTCCAATAGTGGGGGAAATACATGCTATCCACATCCAG GCAAATCCGATGTCAAAGCTGATAACATGATCGGCGTGAAGAAAAATGCTCCAGCGACTAAGAAAACAAAGAATGTAAAAATCGTTGATCCAACCAGTGGCTCCAAAGATGGGGGGAATCCATGCTATTCACATCCAG GAGGTAAATCCGATGCTAAAGCTGATAACATGCTCGGTGTGAAGAAGAGATCTCCCGAGTCTAAAAAagcaaagaaagtaaaaatggagGCGGTAGAATTATCAGATTATGAGGAAGAAAAAGGTGATCCCTCCAGTGGCTATTCACATCCAT GA
- the LOC104238044 gene encoding HMG1/2-like protein isoform X3, whose product MRGLRKKAPETKKAKKAAKDPNKPKRPASAFLIFLKEIGKQFKEKNRGIKSAFGRAGGDKWKQLSDAEKAPYMAEAKKRMAEFKKNKDAYNRRVAAGSAEEVESDKSTSEVDEEEESGEEEEDGDDD is encoded by the coding sequence ATGCGCGGCCTGAGAAAGAAAGCTCCCGAGACTAAAAAAGCAAAGAAGGCTGCCAAGGATCCTAACAAACCCAAGAGGCCTGCATCTGCTTTCTTAATTTTCTTGAAGGAGATTGGGAAGCAGTTCAAGGAGAAGAATCGAGGCATTAAATCTGCTTTCGGTAGAGCTGGTGGAGACAAGTGGAAACAGTTGTCAGATGCTGAGAAAGCTCCTTACATGGCAGAGGCAAAGAAAAGGATGGCGGAATTTAAAAAGAACAAGGATGCTTATAACAGGCGAGTAGCTGCTGGATCTGCAGAAGAAGTGGAATCTGACAAGTCAACGTCCGAGGTTGATGAGGAAGAGGAAAGTGGAGAGGAAGAGGAAGACGGGGATGACGACTGA